The following coding sequences lie in one Aspergillus luchuensis IFO 4308 DNA, chromosome 8, nearly complete sequence genomic window:
- a CDS encoding ATP-binding protein (COG:O;~EggNog:ENOG410PGD9;~InterPro:IPR027417,IPR003593,IPR003959;~PFAM:PF00004;~go_function: GO:0005524 - ATP binding [Evidence IEA];~go_function: GO:0016887 - ATPase activity [Evidence IEA]), producing MDWKDELEALNSISSHPHCKRPGPHPIYEPSVDSLVFSKHKLLQSPILPPFVQHSSVLISCATVDITARKNDMADQTESAAAAKPSDGPSKPSIQRAMTDRGNKSQRLLRVDQIYSRKDRQVHFVKTAKVKAKPDRFSKTAMVVRRVISKQGMVSHVEIDIRSPLLQDLFRDLFKDVEGLDLNKTPPMATPEVFFWAAPDLIRIKEEEKQKENPSQQLIDDIGTALQFVEEDFAAQIVSLKSLLGENQITWDLLWAIFPPKEVIISPRFGLMTEEQAFNLKMSSYQSRPNGQEYFSASAEVIKHDGQDFGKSTMELEINKYDGARTITSLNFFPLRYHEEESAVRERLIARGRKFVALLEQPACREYTAANGIKEFERANGDSMPEKFNALGRVMVDPAGYYLHNTSSDLNKPYVLSEGFLDTVGLSDDHYLICASFINGFSFAQKSWCQLSVSALSDVEWNHNAFKRLVMAENRRELIHGLVKAHRQDDAVFDDIVANKGKGLIALLTGSPGVGKTLTAEAVAEVTQRPLYVVATGELGIDPDIVDNRLGMILEITRRWGCVLLIDEADVFLSARGKDLARDALVSVFLRRLEYFRGVAILTTNRKSDIDPAFKSKIPPESLVYAVPDAFITGRIHFTMHYPELDTNSRLEVWRNFLTNVAKSSELAEFTADDFVALSRHPLNGRQIKNIVSCAVSLAREMQKNVTVKDIEDLIDVMVD from the exons ATGGACTGGAAGGATGAGCTTGAAGCCTtgaacagcatcagcagccaCCCCCACTGCAAACGCCCTGGCCCACATCCCATATACGAGCCAAGTGTCGACAGCCTTGTTTTTTCCAAGCATAAGTTGCTCCAGTCGCCAATTCTTCCACCTTTCGTTCAGCATTCGTCTGTTCTCATTTCATGTGCCACTGTAGACATTACAGCACGCAAAAACGACATGGCCGATCAGACGGAATCCGCGGCGGCGGCTAAGCCCTCAGACGGGCCTTCcaagccatccatccagcgcGCCATGACGGACCGTGGCAACAAGTCTCAGCGCTTGTTGCGCGTGGATCAGAT ATATAGCAG AAAGGACCGACAAGTTCACTTCGTTAAGACGGCAAAAGTCAAAGCCAAACCCGATCGTTTCAGTAAGACTGCAATGGTCGTTCGCCGAGTTATTTCAAAGCAGGGCATGGTCTCCCACGTCGAAATCGACATCCGGTCTCCTCTCTTGCAAGATTTGTTTCGTGATCTGTTCAAAGATGTAGAGGGTCTTGACTTGAATAAGACTCCTCCCATG GCTACACCCGAGGTGTTCTTCTGGGCCGCCCCGGATTTGATACGTAtcaaagaagaggagaaacagAAGGAAAACCCCAGCCAGCAACTTATCGATGATATTGGCACGGCTCTGCAATTTGTTGAAGAGGACTTTGCAGCTCAGATTGTCAGCTTGAAGTCGCTTCTGGGTGAAAATCAGATCACCTGGGATCTTCTTTGGGCAATCTTCCCCCCCAAGGAAGTTATTATATCACCCCGATTTGGCCTTATGACTGAAGAGCAGGCCTTCAACCTGAAGATGTCTAGTTATCAGTCACGTCCAAATGGCCAGGAATACTTCTCTGCAAGTGCCGAAGTTATCAAACATGACGGTCAAGACTTTGGTAAATCGACAATGGAGCTAGAAATCAACAAATATGATGGTGCGCGAACAATAACTAGCTTGAACTTCTTTCCGCTCAGATACCATGAAGAGGAATCTGCCGTGCGAGAAAGGCTCATTGCCCGCGGGCGTAAATTTGTTGCGCTACTCGAACAGCCTGCATGCAGAGAGTATACGGCTGCAAACGGTATAAAGGAGTTTGAACGAGCCAACGGTGACTCTATGCCCGAGAAGTTTAAT GCATTGGGGAGAGTCATGGTCGACCCGGCTGGTTACTATCTTCATAACACATCGTCGGATTTGAACAAACCGTATGTACTATCAGAAGGGTTTCTGGATACTGTCGGCTTGTCTGATGACCATTACTTGATTTGTGCCTCGTTCATCAATGGCTTCAGCTTCGCACAAAAGTCTTGGTGTCAACTTTCGGTATCGGCGTTATCCGATGTGGAGTGGAACCACAACGCCTTCAAACGACTGGTCATGGCCGAAAACCGCCGAGAACTTATCCATGGACTTGTCAAGGCCCATCGGCAGGATGACGCGGTCTTTGACGATATCGTTGCGAACAAAGGCAAAGGCCTTATTGCGCTCCTAACCGGAAGCCCGGGTGTGGGCAAGACTTTGACTGCAGAAGCCGTTGCCGAAGTAACTCAGCGCCCTTTGTATGTGGTAGCAACCGGCGAGCTTGGCATCGACCCTGATATAGTCGACAATCGTCTGGGGATGATCTTAGAGATTACCCGGCGGTGGGGCTGTGTTCTATTGATCGATGAAGCAGATGTGTTCCTTTCGGCTCGTGGCAAGGACCTAGCGAGGGATGCTCTGGTCAGCGTTTTTCTCCGACGACTCGAGTA TTTCCGCGGTGTTGCCATACTCACCACAAACCGAAAGAGCGACATTGATCCGGCCTTCAAAAGTAAGATTCCGCCTGAAAGTTTAGTCTATGCAGTTCCTGATGCCTTCATCACAGGTCGAATCCATTTCACCATGCACTACCCAGAGCTTGATACCAATAGCCGGCTAGAGGTGTGGAGGAATTTCTTGACCAATGTCGCAAAATCGTCGGAGCTGGCTGAATTTACCGCCGATGACTTTGTAGCGCTTTCAAGGCATCCGCTGAATGGGCGACAG ATCAAGAACATTGTCTCGTGTGCCGTGTCACTGGCGCGGGAGATGCAAAAGAATGTCACCGTGAAGGATATTGAGGATCTTATAGACGTAATGGTTGATTAG
- a CDS encoding uncharacterized protein (COG:S;~EggNog:ENOG410PK7N;~InterPro:IPR027417,IPR007111;~PFAM:PF05729): MPEDSSENVGGTGSTAFARALEEYINKPRSARSKTPHFLKKLQEQQRSGANLTGDAVKKDLFLLDRQATDRTAARAARKILGPVIQVLNTYSGIVETLVSADPMPTAIIWGCLKSVIDCSQRFLELYEKISDQIKRLNTHITVLTEYEDLFDHSATMRELLQASYIDIIRFWRRVDKECNRCVANRAFRAIAPFSTEKLDGIITSIGDTADSMSRLIPAVQERLDRGERENAAEERRLAGIAREEQAALIQMYAEETEKRKEERRLQRQEEVRKWLRDGTMPLNGSNFRHRDSKLAQRSPGTCDWVFEHATFKVWMDKDSPASQVWVKASPGAGKTVLTASAVEKLEATSAENAAVIYHYFTFDEEFPALLVYRCLAEQLVNRLGKQTGDVPKDIHKSTQEGATTANIEDVKQVIRMLLEEMAVTYIFLDGLDEECETENRKKELCKVLEFFGELSRAMPRRLRIWYSSQHRTCLDAPLSSLPSIEITKELNSHDIEHYLLDKIEDLKSLEFDAGYIRLIIGDLREKADGCFLWASLMLDSMSDAVTLHKVQSIIEEGLPDSYEKYYQRKMDSIRPGLKEFVSIILSCIVHAKRPLRLDELCECTAMVKAIEGQNIDRSQKIKKSKVLELCQPLVQIHESDGPAGTISICMLTHGSVKNFLLKNPGILANNSNPPAYALTNDVLANVCLKYLLQPRYQQLLTREGETFVDCDGEDILNHHLLSYAAKYWDKHLDGVNYSLDYCQKASSFIRSPQFFTLLQVQSLFVDGQFRFWYSTYRPWAGRHIKRVFPHWLDDNCNEPFAKDYASFVGEWGPLLDRETSITGAFAGEIDRCFPGALGPNNYLHKGPSRYRSLMFTAETEPTEPPIRCFEGVDETGRYLTVLNLEKVSEDGLQFCCEHWHLNGRKPELQRTQKLYASASTWSLYEYPLTENVPGRPRLVSFTKDLKFIRIGSQLFVKGVDHDYTPLPVTDPDEDYFDEMASNNHMVAVSTRRQISKSDVEIPGAVTGDVRIVDYADIAIQKREEEVSELDQRSTAAPTSTADTQPTPTVTKSSDDDSDSGTIDTDITSESSLKLEDPDEFQPSTEKDKALELATKVSNYTDELMKSSSESAGNSAYTSWSEGSTDLDDEMEDEEQWNDWDLEHLELEELDVEEKGSFLGSDNDGYSSGDERKDALELHDDLASELSESDNASDALEKRSDMLPLDSDGSDVESVGSSTNYSVSSSEYGSDDENRGILENMMTGNKTTSTEGTRRTSIQVYDATRKERIPVFHFTCFIKDRLFDSPPVFHPSKPLLVWPLGDREILFANYEKNTYFTRGLCRSGYGSCHIFIKAHFSSDGRHLHLAALEAREAAKSDKEEASVLLSLQVSTHRLSEHKTASSPPRMIFRTTVELGNTPKLSVSNLPHFLTWSDTHLFFTSRNNKLDVLRIPLFRPPGDNVDLNICSLQEPIFLPRSVEARNMYFFPSQETTKKSSRKKDMKSGTLILGAQTCLPSQGILVPRHMCYPPIAVFLREDKDLVWACRSSVDEGRKINNACGRLRGKFESFDHNEDCDIIPYLF, from the exons ATGCCCGAGGATTCCAGCGAAAATGTGGGAGGAACAGGCTCAACTGCCTTTGCGCGTGCGCTGGAAGAATATATCAACAAACCCCGATCGGCGAGAAGCAAGACCCCCCATTTTCTCAAAAAATTGCAAGAACAACAACGTTCCGGCGCAAACCTTACTGGAGATGCCGTCAAAAAAGATCTATTTCTTTTGGACCGCCAGGCGACAGATCGTACAGCCGCTCGTGCCGCTCGCAAGATCTTGGGACCGGTTATACAGGTGCTGAATACCTACTCAGGAATTGTCGAAACACTGGTCTCAGCAGATCCAATGCCTACGGCTATCATATGGGGCTGCTTGAAGTCTGTGATTGACTGCTCCCAGAGGTTCCTTGAACTCTACGAAAAGATATCCGATCAGATCAAACGCTTAAACACACACATCACCGTGCTTACAGAATATGAAGATTTATTCGATCACTCCGCTACGATGCGGGAGCTATTGCAAGCATCGTATATCGACATCATTCGGTTTTGGCGAAGGGTTGACAAGGAGTGTAACCGCTGCGTGGCTAATCGTGCCTTTCGAGCGATCGCCCCTTTCAGTACAGAGAAGCTCGATGGCATTATCACGAGCATCGGAGATACGGCCGACAGCATGAGTCGTCTTATTCCTGCCGTTCAGGAACGCCTAGACAGAGGAGAGCGGGAAAATGCAGCCGAGGAGCGTCGGCTTGCCGGTATCGCGcgagaagaacaagcagCACTTATCCAAATGTATGCGGAAGAGACGGAGaaacggaaagaagaaaggagactACAAAGGCAGGAAGAGGTACGAAAGTGGTTGCGAGATGGGACTATGCCACTGAATGGGAGCAACTTTCGCCACCGTGACAGCAAGCTGGCGCAACGAAGCCCAGGCACTTGTGACTGGGTATTTGAGCATGCGACTTTTAAGGTTTGGATGGACAAAGATAGCCCAGCCTCTCAGGTATGGGTGAAGGCATCTCCCGGAGCTGGAAAGACTGTATTGACTGCGTCTGCTGTTGAAAAGCTGGAAGCGACCAGCGCTGAAAACGCTGCCGTCATATACCATTACTTTACTTTTGATGAAGAATTTCCAGCCTTATTGGTCTATCGCTGCCTTGCAGAGCAGCTTGTCAACCGACTGGGAAAACAAACCGGCGACGTGCCCAAGGACATCCACAAATCTACACAGGAAGGGGCTACAACCGCTAATATTGAAGATGTCAAGCAAGTGATCAGAATGCTCCTGGAAGAAATGGCCGTTACCTACATCTTTCTCGACGGGCTTGATGAGGAGTGCGAGACagagaacagaaagaaagagcttTGCAAGGTGTTGGAATTTTTTGGGGAGCTGAGCCGTGCTATGCCACGTCGCCTGCGCATTTGGTACAGTTCTCAGCACCGCACCTGTCTCGATGCTCCCCTCAGTAGCCTTCCATCAATCGAGATCACGAAGGAGTTAAATAGCCACGACATTGAGCACTATCTACTAGACAAGATCGAGGACCTGAAAAGTCTCGAGTTTGATGCAGGGTACATCAGGTTGATTATTGGTGATCTGCGCGAGAAAGCCGACGGATGCTTTTTGTGGGCATCACTGATGTTAGACTCTATGTCGGACGCAGTGACCCTTCATAAGGTTCAAAGTATCATTGAGGAAGGTCTTCCCGACAGCTACGAAAAGTACTACCAGAGAAAGATGGACAGCATCCGGCCTGGTCTGAAGGAATTCGTTTC GATTATTCTATCCTGTATCGTGCATGCAAAGCGTCCATTACGTCTGGATGAGCTTTGTGAATGTACGGCGATGGTGAAAGCCATTGAAGGACAGAATATTGATAGGAGccaaaagatcaagaaaAGCAAGGTGCTGGAGCTATGCCAACCACTTGTCCAGATCCATGAAAGTGATGGGCCAGCCGGCACCATCTCTATTTGCATGCTGACTCATGGCTCGGTCAAAAATTTTCTGTTGAAGAACCCAGGGATCTTGGCAAACAACTCCAACCCACCAGCATATGCGCTCACAAATGATGTTTTGGCAAATGTATGCCTCAAGTATCTCCTGCAGCCACGGTATCAGCAACTTCTTACTAGGGAGGGCGAAACATTCGTCGAttgtgatggggaggacATTCTTAatcaccatcttctctcctATGCCGCCAAATACTGGGATAAGCACCTGGATGGCGTCAATTATTCATTGGACTATTGCCAGAAAGCCTCAAGCTTTATCCGAAGCCCACAGTTCTTCACATTGTTACAAGTCCAGAGTCTCTTTGTCGACG GTCAATTTCGCTTCTGGTACAGTACTTACCGTCCATGGGCTGGCAGACATATCAAGCGCGTATTCCCTCATTGGTTGGATGATAACTGCAATGAGCCCTTCGCAAAGGACTATGCATCCTTTGTGGGTGAGTGGGGACCACTATTGGACCGTGAGACAAGCATCACGGGCGCCTTCGCAGGCGAAATCGATCGATGCTTTCCTGGGGCATTGGGACCCAACAACTACCTTCACAAGGGACCCAGCCGTTACCGAAGTCTAATGTTTACGGCAGAGACTGAGCCGACTGAGCCCCCAATTCGATGCTTTGAAGGGGTTGACGAAACGGGAAGGTATTTGACAGTACTGAACCTGGAAAAGGT TAGCGAAGACGGGCTGCAATTTTGTTGCGAGCATTGGCATCTGAATGGTCGCAAACCCGAGCTTCAAAGAACTCAAAAGTTGTATGCATCCGCCTCAACCTGGTCTCTTTACGAGTATCCCTTGACGGAGAATGTTCCGGGCCGACCTCGTCTGGTTTCCTTCACTAAAGACTTGAAATTCATTCGCATTGGGTCTCAGCTATTTGTCAAGGGCGTGGATCATGATTATACGCCCCTACCTGTGACTGATCCCGACGAAGACTATTTCGATGAAATGGCCAGCAACAACCATATGGTTGCTGTGTCAACAAGACGACAGATCTCCAAGTCAGATGTGGAAATTCCAGGGGCAGTTACTGGCGATGTGAGAATTGTTGACTATGCGGATATAGCGATTCAaaagcgagaagaagaggtaagCGAGTTGGATCAAAGAAGTACGGCCGCCCCAACTTCAACTGCCGATACACAGCCAACTCCTACCGTTACGAAAAgcagtgatgatgacagCGATAGTGGGACCATTGACACCGATATCACATCAGAGTCTTCATTGAAATTAGAAGACCCAGATGAGTTCCAACCATCGACCGAGAAAGACAAGGCGCTGGAGCTCGCAACAAAGGTGTCGAATTATACAGACGAACTCATGAAAAGCTCTTCCGAGTCTGCCGGAAATTCGGCTTATACCTCCTGGAGCGAGGGATCCactgatcttgatgatgagatggaggacGAAGAGCAATGGAATGATTGGGATCTCGAGCATCTGGAACTGGAAGAGCTCGAcgtcgaagagaagggaagcttTCTTGGCAGCGACAACGACGGATACAGCAGCGGTGATGAGAGGAAAGATGCTTTGGAACTACATGATGATCTCGCGAGTGAACTATCGGAGTCAGATAACGCGAGTGACGCATTGGAAAAAAGAAGTGATATGCTACCATTGGACTCTGATGGTAGTGATGTTGAGAGTGTTGGTTCTTCGACGAACTACAGCGTCTCTAGCAGCGAATATGGCTCGGATGATGAAAACCGTGGCATACTCGAAAACATGATGACTGGAAATAAGACCACGAGCACCGAAGGGACTCGTCGCACAAGCATTCAAGTGTACGATGCTACCAGAAAAGAACGCATCCCCGTATTCCACTTTACCTGCTTTATTAAAGACAGGTTGTTCGACTCACCTCCGGTGTTCCACCCTTCCAAGCCCCTCCTGGTCTGGCCACTGGGCGACAGGGAGATTCTGTTTGCCAACTATGAGAAGAACACGTATTTTACACGCGGGCTATGTCGGTCGGGCTATGGCAGCTGCCACATCTTCATTAAGGCACACTTCTCGAGTGACGGTCGGCACCTGCACCTCGCGGCATTGGAAGCTCGCGAGGCTGCCAAATCAGACAAGGAAGAAGCCTCTGTACTTCTCAGCCTGCAGGTCTCAACACACCGACTCTCCGAGCACAAGACTGCTAGTAGTCCGCCTCGAATGATCTTTCGCACCACTGTTGAGCTCGGTAACACCCCTAAGTTGTCCGTGTCCAATCTCCCTCACTTCCTAACATGGAGCGACACACATCTTTTCTTCACAAGCCGCAACAACAAGCTTGATGTCCTTCGAATTCCTCTCTTTCGCCCCCCGGGCGACAACGTGGACCTGAACATCTGCTCCCTACAGGAACCCATATTTTTGCCACGCTCGGTCGAAGCACGAAACATGTACTTCTTCCCATCTCAGGAAACAACGAAGAAATCTTCACGAAAGAAGGACATGAAATCAGGAACACTTATTCTAGGTGCACAGACATGTCTCCCAAGCCAGGGAATACTGGTACCCCGGCACATGTGTTATCCCCCGATCGCGGTATTTCTGCGTGAGGACAAAGATTTGGTCTGGGCTTGCAGGTCGAGTGTTGATGAGGGTAGAAAGATTAACAATGCCTGTGGCAGGTTGAGGGGGAAGTTCGAGTCGTTTGATCACAACGAGGATTGTGATATTATCCCGTATTTGTTTTGA
- a CDS encoding Kelch repeat-containing protein (COG:T;~EggNog:ENOG410QARK;~InterPro:IPR015915;~PFAM:PF13418,PF01344,PF13415,PF13964;~SECRETED:SignalP(1-21);~go_function: GO:0005515 - protein binding [Evidence IEA]): MRYTTTVIALAAFGLLGSVHAPPSRSSGRWVNLASIPTPRQEHGTVAIGNSTIAIVGGIAPRDNGTTAVITDLVQLYDITSNTWRTGSASPFKVNHPNLASVDPNKLYLLGGLTDVPPPKGQPLGMNWIASKDCYVYDAATDTWAEIASMPNGTERGSSVVGVHNEMIYLARGMTVLQTEYQDAINSVISFRTTSGLWQRLESAAAELPASRQHATGLVIGDTFYVIGGRRYGQMYH; the protein is encoded by the coding sequence ATGCGCTACACTACTACAGTAATTGCACTGGCTGCCTTTGGCTTGCTTGGTAGTGTTCATGCACCCCCTTCCCGCAGCTCAGGTCGCTGGGTCAACCTCGCCTCCATTCCCACTCCCCGTCAAGAGCATGGGACCGTCGCCATCGGCAACTCAACTATTGCCATCGTTGGTGGCATCGCTCCTCGAGACAACGGTACCACCGCAGTCATCACAGACCTAGTTCAGCTCTACGATATTACCTCCAATACCTGGCGCACTGGATCTGCGTCACCATTTAAGGTCAACCACCCCAACCTTGCCTCCGTGGACCCGAACAAGCTCTACCTGCTAGGCGGTCTGACCGACGTACCACCTCCAAAAGGTCAGCCCCTAGGTATGAACTGGATTGCCTCCAAGGACTGCTACGTTTATGACGCTGCAACTGATACGTGGGCCGAAATTGCCTCCATGCCCAACGGCACAGAAAGGGGCAGTTCCGTCGTCGGTGTTCATAACGAGATGATATATCTAGCCAGAGGAATGACTGTCCTCCAGACTGAATACCAAGACGCCATCAATTCAGTCATCTCATTCAGAACCACCTCTGGCCTCTGGCAGAGACTTGAGTCCGCTGCGGCTGAACTGCCAGCAAGCCGTCAGCACGCTACTGGATTGGTCATTGGAGACACTTTCTATGTTATCGGTGGACGCCGATACGGCCAGATGTATCATTGA
- a CDS encoding uncharacterized protein (COG:T;~EggNog:ENOG410QARK;~InterPro:IPR015915;~PFAM:PF13415;~go_function: GO:0005515 - protein binding [Evidence IEA]) — protein MFYVFGGEGNQNSNTGIFNQMEMYDTASERWVELLSMPVPRHGTQAAVAGGCIYIPGGGLQQDGKEVIVDGETTYHNTTSYFDVYCP, from the coding sequence ATGTTCTACGTTTTTGGTGGTGAAGGAAACCAAAACTCCAATACCGGTATCTTCAATCAAATGGAAATGTATGATACTGCTTCCGAGCGATGGGTTGAGTTGTTGTCGATGCCTGTTCCTCGTCATGGTACTCAAGCTGCGGTGGCTGGAGGATGTATTTATATCCCTGGCGGTGGCCTCCAGCAGGATGGTAAGGAGGTCATAGTGGATGGAGAGACGACTTATCATAATACTACCTCTTACTTTGATGTCTACTGTCCTTGA
- a CDS encoding dihydrodipicolinate synthase family protein (COG:E;~EggNog:ENOG410PK06;~InterPro:IPR002220,IPR013785;~PFAM:PF00701;~go_function: GO:0003824 - catalytic activity [Evidence IEA];~go_function: GO:0016829 - lyase activity [Evidence IEA]) — protein sequence MVGFDMRGLTPAPVTPFTPDGAVDYEAIHRLGSWLGGIEGVKGLVVLGHAGEGTFLTTEEQISVIKAFVKSVDNKIPIIAGITGEGTEVAALEAKRAKEAGAAAGLLYPSHGWLRFGYQPGAPQDRYRRVYEVSGLPLILFQYPDNTKATYSLQTMLDIAAQPGCFAMKNGVRNMRRWDTEIPVIRAQRPDLQILSCHDEYLLHTSFDVDGFWLATGTSPPSLLSS from the coding sequence ATGGTCGGCTTTGACATGCGTGGTTTGACACCGGCTCCGGTAACTCCCTTTACGCCGGACGGTGCAGTAGACTACGAAGCTATACACCGGCTTGGTTCCTGGCTTGGAGGCATCGAAGGAGTCAAGGGACTGGTTGTGCTTGGCCACGCTGGCGAGGGCACCTTTCTCACCACTGAAGAGCAAATCTCCGTCATCAAGGCTTTCGTGAAGTCTGTGGATAATAAAATACCAATCATTGCTGGTATCACTGGCGAGGGCACCGAAGTGGCCGCGTTAGAAGCAAAGCGTGCCAAAGAAGCTGGCGCGGCTGCCGGCTTGCTATACCCATCTCATGGCTGGCTACGCTTCGGATATCAGCCTGGGGCTCCTCAAGATCGGTACCGCCGAGTATATGAGGTGTCCGGCCTGCCGTTGATCCTCTTCCAGTATCCGGACAATACAAAGGCGACCTACAGCTTACAGACTATGCTTGATATTGCTGCTCAACCCGGCTGTTTTGCTATGAAGAACGGTGTGCGCAACATGCGCAGATGGGATACGGAAATTCCTGTCATTCGGGCCCAACGCCCCGACCTACAAATTCTCTCTTGTCATGATGAATACCTATTGCACACTTCCTTCGACGTCGACGGTTTCTGGTTGGCTACGGGAACATCGCCCCCGAGCCTCTTATCGAGTTGA
- a CDS encoding fungal specific transcription factor domain-containing protein (COG:S;~EggNog:ENOG410PJF3;~InterPro:IPR007219;~go_function: GO:0003677 - DNA binding [Evidence IEA];~go_function: GO:0008270 - zinc ion binding [Evidence IEA];~go_process: GO:0006351 - transcription, DNA-templated [Evidence IEA]) — MAIASLRREKVNGKEPQDDNMNGLCRSDRLFSAGMKLTETEMGFPKVESVQARLIQVLYLLQTARMNKAWYVYGNVFQVTLSLGMHRCRD, encoded by the coding sequence ATGGCCATCGCCTCTTTACGCCGCGAGAAAGTCAACGGGAAAGAGCCCCAAGACGACAACATGAATGGCTTATGCAGAAGCGATCGGTTGTTCAGTGCGGGCATGAAACTGACTGAGACGGAGATGGGGTTTCCAAAAGTTGAATCCGTCCAGGCACGGCTCATCCAAGTTCTCTACCTTCTGCAAACAGCTCGCATGAACAAAGCCTGGTATGTATATGGAAATGTCTTTCAGGTAACACTTTCCCTCGGCATGCACCGGTGTCGAGACTAG
- a CDS encoding fungal specific transcription factor domain-containing protein (COG:S;~EggNog:ENOG410PJF3;~TransMembrane:1 (i146-164o)) has protein sequence MINDEDMKPQGPCNSDNPRDCYIDALIHHAKIAQIIGKISREVYSISNLPNEDRLAAVQRLCHDLHVWWASLPPHLGTVKPSTLIPSFRRQAIAMRLAYYHALMHVNRPFLLSEGAYEEVKKCITAAQNSLELLDRMAKDSTLFHSFWWTYYVIFCALSVVYVWEIQRTTRCIYGNDDQASSKLFDLAEKCHSHLKRASTSLSQNQRYSIILDELRSEAQRCRAAMESLQSQRPGLFHGAEGHVADISLSFPQDPESCFNTAFLQEGAVPGVLENLQFSDWQMLDSSAFLPLSDSNYVSPTDFPEVQ, from the exons ATGATCAATGACGAGGACATGAAACCGCAAGGGCCTTGCAACTCAGACAACCCAAGAGATTGCTATATTGATGCTTTGATACATCATGCTAA GATTGCGCAGATCATAGGAAAAATATCACGAGAAGTATACTCGATCAGCAATTTGCCCAACGAAGATCGTCTAGCAGCTGTGCAGCGGTTGTGTCATGATCTGCATGTGTGGTGGGCCAGCCTGCCGCCCCATTTGGGTACAGTAAAACCCTCCACCTTGATACCCAGTTTCCGGCGCCAGGCCATTGCTATGCGGCTGGCATATTATCATGCTCTCATGCATGTCAATCGACCTTTCCTATTGAGTGAAGGAGCATACGAGGAAGTTAAAAAATGCATAACTGCTGCCCAGAACAGTCTAGAACTTCTCGATAGAATGGCTAAAGACAGTACATTATTTCATTCTTTCTGGTGGACATATTATGTTATTTTTTGTGCATTGTCTGTTGTCTATGTCTGGGAGATTCAGCGAACTACCCGATGCATATATGGAAATGATGATCAGGCATCGAGCAAGCTCTTTGATCTCGCAGAGAAGTGCCACAGTCATCTCAAGAGAGCATCGACAAGTCTATCACAGAACCAACGATACAGCATTATACTAGATGAACTGCGATCCGAAGCACAGAGATGCCGAGCTGCGATGGAAAGCTTGCAAAGTCAACGTCCAGGTCTTTTTCACGGCGCTGAAGGCCATGTTGCAGATATTAGCCTTTCATTCCCGCAGGACCCGGAGAGCTGCTTTAACACGGCCTTTCTCCAAGAAGGAGCCGTGCCCGGGGTGTTAGAGAACCTCCAGTTTAGTGATTGGCAGATGCTTGACTCTTCG GCGTTCTTGCCCTTATCGGACTCAAATTACGTCTCTCCCACAGACTTTCCTGAAGTTCAATGA